From Halichoerus grypus chromosome 6, mHalGry1.hap1.1, whole genome shotgun sequence, one genomic window encodes:
- the SP7 gene encoding transcription factor Sp7 — protein sequence MASSLLEEEAHYGSSPLAMLTAACSKFGGTSPLRDSATLGKAGAKKPYSVGSDLSAPKTMGDAYPAPFSSTNGLLSPAGSPPAPTSGYANDYPPFSHSFPGPTGTQDPGLLVPKGHSSSDCLPSVYTSLDMAHPYGSWYKAGIHAGISPGPGNAPTPWWDVHPGGNWLGGGQGQGDGLQGTLPTGPAQPPLNPQLPTYPSDFAPLNPAPYPAPHLLQPGPQHVLPQDVYKPKAVSNSGQLEGSGGAKPPRGAGSGGSGGYGGGGAGRSSCDCPNCQELERLGAAAAGLRKKPIHSCHIPGCGKVYGKASHLKAHLRWHTGERPFVCNWLFCGKRFTRSDELERHVRTHTREKKFTCLLCSKRFTRSDHLSKHQRTHGEPGPGPPPSGPKELGEGRSAGEEEASQTPRPSASPAPPEKAPEGSPEQSNLLEI from the exons ATGGCATCCTCCCTGCTTGAG GAGGAAGCTCACTATGGCTCCAGTCCCCTGGCCATGCTGACGGCAGCGTGCAGCAAATTTGGTGGCACCAGCCCTCTGCGGGACTCAGCGACACTGGGCAAAGCAGGCGCCAAGAAGCCATACTCTGTGGGCAGTGACCTTTCAGCCCCCAAAACCATGGGGGATGCCTACCCAGCCCCCTTTTCAAGCACCAATGGGCTCCTCTCACCTGCAGGCAGTCCTCCTGCACCCACCTCGGGCTATGCCAATGACTACCCTCCTTTTTCCCACTCATTCCCTGGGCCCACAggcacccaggaccctgggctacTAGTGCCCAAAGGCCACAGCTCTTCTGACTGCCTGCCCAGTGTCTACACCTCTCTGGACATGGCGCACCCCTATGGCTCCTGGTACAAGGCAGGCATCCACGCGGGCATCTCACCGGGCCCAGGCAACGCTCCTACTCCTTGGTGGGATGTGCACCCCGGGGGCAACTGGCTAggtggtgggcagggccagggtgATGGGCTGCAGGGGACACTGCCCACGGGCCCTGCTCAGCCTCCACTGAACCCCCAGCTGCCCACCTACCCGTCCGACTTTGCCCCCCTTAATCCGGCTCCCTACCCAGCTCCTCACCTCCTGCAACCAGGGCCCCAGCATGTCTTGCCCCAAGACGTCTATAAACCCAAGGCAGTGAGCAATAGCGGGCAGCTGGAAGGGAGCGGTGGGGCCAAACCCCCCCGGGGGGCCGGCTCCGGGGGCAGTGGTGGATACGGAGGCGGTGGAGCGGGGCGTTCCTCCTGCGACTGCCCCAACTGCCAGGAGCTAGAGCGCCtgggggcggcagcagctgggcTGCGGAAGAAGCCCATCCACAGCTGCCACATCCCGGGCTGCGGCAAGGTGTACGGCAAGGCCTCGCACCTGAAGGCCCACTTGCGCTGGCACACGGGCGAGCGGCCCTTCGTCTGCAACTGGCTCTTCTGCGGCAAGAGGTTCACCCGTTCGGACGAGCTGGAGCGCCACGTGCGCACCCACACCCGGGAGAAGAAGTTCACCTGCCTGCTCTGCTCCAAGCGCTTTACCCGAAGTGACCACCTGAGCAAACACCAACGTACCCATGGCGAGCCAGGCCCAGGGCCCCCTCCCAGCGGCCccaaggaactgggggagggcCGCAGTGCGGGGGAAGAGGAGGCCAGTCAGACGCCCCGACCTTCagcctccccagcacccccagagAAAGCCCCTGAAGGCAGCCCAGAGCAGAGCAACCTGCTGGAGATCTGA